The following are from one region of the Pleurodeles waltl isolate 20211129_DDA chromosome 4_1, aPleWal1.hap1.20221129, whole genome shotgun sequence genome:
- the LOC138287130 gene encoding olfactory receptor 5AR1-like, whose protein sequence is MDMEDVNKTVDGEFSLLGLTEEPRLKLILFVVFTVVYILTVIGNIGIIVLIRLSPHLQTPMYFFLSHLSFVDLCYSSDIAPRMLVDLVSETKKIFRVGCVMQLFIFFAAGTIEALLLATMAYDRYAAVCQPLHYMAIMTKRFCVLLLTMVYTVGILHSMIETGCTFRLPFCHWTIHHFCCDIPPLLKLSCTNTFINEVVLFIFGGSLAISSLLAVFISYAAIISAVLRMRSSAARLRVFSTCASHFTGVTLYFGTIIFTYLRPSSVYSLDQDKAVTLFYTVVIPMLNPLIYSLRNKDVKDGLRKIIVRKFILRGIFPLNL, encoded by the coding sequence ATGGACATGGAAGATGTAAATAAAACTGTTGACGGTGAATTCAGTCTCTTGGGATTGACAGAGGAACCTAGGTTGAAGCTGATTCTCTTTGTAGTGTTCACAGTGGTCTATATCCTCACTGTGATTGGCAACATTGGCATTATTGTATTGATCCGGCTGAGCCCCCATCTTCAGACCCCTATGTACTTCTTCCTGAGCCATCTGTCCTTTGTGGATCTTTGCTATTCCTCTGACATTGCCCCTAGAATGCTTGTTGATCTGGTTTCTGAGACTAAGAAGATTTTTCGTGTCGGTTGTGTAATGCAATTGTTCATTTTCTTTGCTGCTGGTACCATTGAGGCTCTGCTTCTGGCAACCATGGCTTACGACCGCTATGCTGCTGTTTGTCAACCATTGCACTACATGGCCATCATGACAAAGAGATTTTGTGTCCTGCTACTGACTATGGTATACACTGTTGGGATTTTGCACTCCATGATAGAGACAGGTTGTACGTTCCGGCTTCCTTTCTGTCACTGGACAATTCATCATTTTTGCTGTGACATCCCTCCTCTGTTAAAGCTCTCATGCACCAACACTTTCATCAATGAAGTGGTATTATTCATATTTGGAGGTTCCTTGGCTATTTCTTCTCTCCTGGCAGTTTTCATTTCTTATGCCGCCATCATTTCAGCTGTCTTGCGAATGCGCTCCTCGGCAGCAAGACTTCGAGTCTTTTCCACATGTGCCTCTCACTTCACTGGTGTGACCTTATATTTTGGAACAATCATCTTCACTTACCTCCGTCCCTCTTCCGTCTATTCTCTTGACCAGGACAAGGCGGTAACTCTGTtctacactgttgtgataccaatGCTAAATCCTCTGATCTACAGCCTGCGAAACAAGGATGTGAAAGATGGACTGAGGAAAATAATTGTGCGAAAATTCATTTTAAGAGGAATATTTCCTCTAAATTTGTAA